Part of the Pseudomonas baltica genome is shown below.
CGCCGTCCTTGGCGTACTGAAACAAGCGCAGAGCATGACAAGCTGTTATTTCAGTTTTGTGGCAGTTTGTTGCTTGTTGTTACGATGGTTGACAGGAGCATCATCATCGCCCCCCTCGATAGCTATTTGGTCGAGGCAGCCCTGCATGAGCGCCTGGCATTCAAGCGCCAGATCACCAATGTCCTTGCGTGTCAGTCCATGGGTGCCGATCGCCGGCAGCGCCCTGATCACGATCCGCGCACTGCGCCATTGGCCCAGGCGCAGGCGGCCGGCATAACGGCTGATGCACACCGGCACTATGGGCACGCCGGCATCCACTGCCATCTGGAACGCGCCTTTCTTGAACGGGCGCAGGGTCGGCTGCGGATTGCGTGTGCCTTCGGGAAACACCCAGATCGACGTCTGCTCGTCGCGCAATGCCCGGGATGTCGCCTCTAGCGAGCGGCGCGCTTGGTACGGGTTGCCGCGATCGATCAACACGTTGCCGCCCAACCAGAATAGCTGGCCGAACAGCGGCAGCCACTTGAGGCTCTTCTTGCCGACGCTAACGGTGCGCGGAGCAAGGAAACGGCCCATGACGAATAGATCGAAGTTGGATTGGTGATTGGCAATGATCACGAAGCCCGGCGGCTGGGCGAACAGAGTCTCGATCTGCGCCTCGATGCGCATCCCGAGGATGCTTTCGGCAGCCAGGCCGTAGAGGTTCGCGAACAGGCGGGTGTTGTTGATATCAAAGGGACGAAGCACGCCGATGATCAACCCGATGAGGCCCACCGAGAGGAAGTGGATGGCCAGTAGCAGCATGCGCAGAAGATAAAGCATGGGAAGGCCCAGCGATCAAGAAGATAACTGAGTGTACAGATGTGCACTGAACGGATCAATTGTCCCCACGTGGCCATGCCTGGGACAGGCTCTACAGCGGCGTATCGCCTTTAAAACCGTGCTTTACAGGATGACTGTAACGCGCGCATCAAGACCGACGGTTGTACACGCGGGGCAGTGATGGCTATATGATATCTATGCGCCTTTTCCTTCGCGGTACTGCCCATGTCCGACCTCTACCAATACAGCCCCCTGCGCTTGACCCTGATTGTGTTGCTGGCGGTCCTGACGATGGGTGGCATATCGATTCTCTGGGAGTTTCGGCTGGAAGCATGGACCATGCACTTGTTTGGCCTGCCCTACGAGAGCGATTTCGAAAATGCCGAGCGTTGGCGTTTCGTTTTGACCTCGACGGCGTTCTCTTTCATGTCGTTGATCTTGCCCATTCTGGTGCTCAAGCGCTTGGTCAGCAATACGCGCCAGAGCTATCGGCGTATGCAATGGGCCCATTCGCAAACGCAGACCCTGGCCTATTACGACTCGCTCAGCGGCCTGATCAACCGGCGCAAGTTCATGGATCTGCTCACCGAGTGGCTGGCGGCGTCCCAGCCGGTGGTGATCTTCTTGATCGATCTGGATCACTTCAAGCCGGTCAACGACAACCACGGCCATTCGGTCGGCGACAGCGTCATTTGCGAGGTGGCGAGTCGTCTTGAGGACATCGCCCTGGAATATGGCGCGATAGCGGCCCGCTTGGGCGGCGACGAGTTTTGCCTGCTGTTGCAGGCGGATCACGAGGTGTCGATGCTGGCGCAGATCGCCGAAACCGTCATCGCCAATCTGAGCGCGCCGATGCCCGAAATCGTCAAACCCTCGGGTCTGGGTGCCACGGTGGGCATTTCCCGTTCGACGGTCGACGCCACCGATGCCTCGACCTTGCTGCATTTTGCCGACACGGCCATGTACCGCGGCAAGCAGAGCGGTCGCTCCACCTACAACTTCTATGATCCGCAGTACGAGCTTGAGCGGCGGGCGTTGTCCGATCTGCAGTTCGCGCTGACGCTGGCCGTCGAACGGCAAGAGATCGTGCCGTTCTACCAGCCGATCGTGGCGCTGCCGGGTAAACAAGTGGTGGGCTTCGAGATTCTCGCGCGCTGGATCAAGGCCGACGGCAGTGTGGTCATGCCCGGGGATTTCATACCGGTGCTTGAGGATCTGGGCCTGCTGGCGGCCGTCACTCGGTCGTTGCTCGCCCAGGCTTGCGCCGCCTCGCGGCAGTGGCGGGGCGACTATCGCCTGTCGCTCAATATCAGCGCGGCGATGATCATCGACGAGTGCTTTCCGAATGCCCTGTTGGCGCAGTTGCAACAGCTGGATTTTCCGTGCAGTCGACTGGAGCTGGAAATCACCGAGGAGGCCCTGGTCGGCAACCTGGATGCTGCCCGGCGCAACCTGAGCAAGCTGCAAGCCCATGGGATCACCGTATCGCTGGATGATTTCGGCACCGGTTACTCGGGGCTCTATCACCTGACCCGGCTGGCCATCGACAAGATCAAGATCGACCGCTCGTTCTTCGAGCCCGGCGCGATCAATCATCTGCCGATG
Proteins encoded:
- a CDS encoding 1-acylglycerol-3-phosphate O-acyltransferase, producing MLYLLRMLLLAIHFLSVGLIGLIIGVLRPFDINNTRLFANLYGLAAESILGMRIEAQIETLFAQPPGFVIIANHQSNFDLFVMGRFLAPRTVSVGKKSLKWLPLFGQLFWLGGNVLIDRGNPYQARRSLEATSRALRDEQTSIWVFPEGTRNPQPTLRPFKKGAFQMAVDAGVPIVPVCISRYAGRLRLGQWRSARIVIRALPAIGTHGLTRKDIGDLALECQALMQGCLDQIAIEGGDDDAPVNHRNNKQQTATKLK
- a CDS encoding bifunctional diguanylate cyclase/phosphodiesterase, which codes for MSDLYQYSPLRLTLIVLLAVLTMGGISILWEFRLEAWTMHLFGLPYESDFENAERWRFVLTSTAFSFMSLILPILVLKRLVSNTRQSYRRMQWAHSQTQTLAYYDSLSGLINRRKFMDLLTEWLAASQPVVIFLIDLDHFKPVNDNHGHSVGDSVICEVASRLEDIALEYGAIAARLGGDEFCLLLQADHEVSMLAQIAETVIANLSAPMPEIVKPSGLGATVGISRSTVDATDASTLLHFADTAMYRGKQSGRSTYNFYDPQYELERRALSDLQFALTLAVERQEIVPFYQPIVALPGKQVVGFEILARWIKADGSVVMPGDFIPVLEDLGLLAAVTRSLLAQACAASRQWRGDYRLSLNISAAMIIDECFPNALLAQLQQLDFPCSRLELEITEEALVGNLDAARRNLSKLQAHGITVSLDDFGTGYSGLYHLTRLAIDKIKIDRSFFEPGAINHLPMVEAILGMARSLNMQVTAEGIEEFHLPHLPEWLARNGCHFAQGYLFGRPQASAQALASTCNRPSGALAVSALQGSR